One genomic segment of Intestinimonas butyriciproducens includes these proteins:
- a CDS encoding HU family DNA-binding protein, producing the protein MNKTELITAMAEASGLTKKDCDTALNAFVDTLQTALKSGDKVQLLGFGTFEVKERAARTGKNPATGATIEIPASKAPAFKPGKAFKDSVQ; encoded by the coding sequence ATGAATAAAACAGAACTGATCACCGCCATGGCGGAAGCCAGCGGCCTGACCAAGAAGGACTGTGACACCGCTCTGAATGCGTTTGTCGACACGCTGCAGACTGCGTTGAAGTCCGGTGACAAGGTACAGCTGCTGGGCTTTGGCACCTTCGAGGTGAAGGAGCGCGCCGCCCGCACCGGCAAGAATCCGGCCACTGGAGCCACCATTGAAATCCCCGCTTCCAAAGCGCCGGCTTTCAAGCCCGGCAAGGCATTCAAGGATTCCGTACAGTGA
- the metK gene encoding methionine adenosyltransferase yields the protein MKDNCILTAESVTEGHPDKLCDTIADAVVDACLTQDAAARVACEVMATAGKIIAAGEITAAKIPDIPAIICRTVREAGYGGSDYEVEVITHEQSPDIAEAVCGGTETGAGDQGILYGFACDETKELLPLPVVLAHRLARLLTDTRRQGIIPGLRPDGKAQVSVEYRSGVPYRVAAVVVSCQHEDELPLPELRRDILRHVIRPAMQELPLDEHTEVLVNPSGRFVQGGFEADTGLTGRKLMVDTYGGLVPHGGGALSGKDGTKVDRSGAYMARYIAKNIVAAGLAKRCTISLAYAIGKAQPVAVTVDTEHTGIYSDDVLEQAVCTVFNLTPDGMIGTLGLDQPMFQKFCNYGHFTHADAPWERTDMTEVLECACRAKDMGVSDR from the coding sequence ATGAAAGATAACTGCATTCTGACCGCTGAGTCAGTCACCGAGGGACATCCCGACAAGCTCTGCGACACCATCGCGGACGCGGTGGTGGATGCCTGTCTTACGCAGGACGCCGCTGCCCGCGTTGCCTGTGAGGTCATGGCCACAGCCGGAAAGATCATCGCCGCAGGCGAGATCACGGCAGCGAAGATTCCGGATATCCCTGCCATTATTTGCAGAACGGTGCGGGAAGCCGGATACGGCGGCAGCGACTATGAGGTGGAGGTCATCACCCATGAGCAGAGTCCCGACATTGCGGAAGCTGTGTGCGGCGGCACGGAAACCGGCGCAGGAGATCAGGGAATCCTGTACGGCTTTGCCTGCGATGAAACAAAGGAGCTGCTGCCCCTACCTGTGGTGCTGGCCCATCGACTGGCCCGCCTGTTGACCGATACCCGCAGGCAGGGCATCATCCCCGGCCTGCGTCCGGACGGCAAGGCGCAGGTGTCTGTGGAATACCGCTCTGGAGTCCCGTACCGCGTTGCCGCAGTGGTGGTATCCTGCCAGCATGAGGATGAGCTGCCCCTGCCGGAACTGCGCCGGGACATTCTGCGCCATGTGATCCGCCCCGCCATGCAGGAACTTCCGCTGGACGAACATACCGAAGTGCTGGTCAATCCCTCCGGTCGATTTGTCCAGGGCGGTTTTGAAGCGGACACCGGACTCACCGGACGCAAGCTGATGGTGGACACCTACGGCGGCCTCGTCCCTCATGGCGGCGGCGCGCTGTCCGGCAAGGATGGAACGAAGGTGGACCGCAGCGGCGCGTACATGGCCCGTTACATTGCCAAGAATATCGTAGCGGCAGGACTGGCCAAGCGCTGCACCATCAGCCTTGCCTATGCCATCGGCAAGGCACAGCCTGTGGCGGTGACGGTGGATACGGAGCATACCGGCATCTATTCCGATGATGTGCTGGAACAGGCTGTCTGCACGGTATTCAACCTGACGCCGGACGGCATGATCGGAACGCTGGGACTGGATCAGCCTATGTTCCAAAAGTTCTGCAATTACGGTCACTTCACCCATGCGGACGCGCCCTGGGAGCGCACGGATATGACAGAGGTTCTGGAATGTGCCTGTCGTGCCAAGGACATGGGCGTATCGGACCGATAA
- a CDS encoding plasmid mobilization protein — protein MPEKTHMISVRLTDAERRKLSQICAVSGLPVSAAIREMIGGITIRQRPPQELHDLYVEINRIGKNINQIVRKANAGFATKEDIRELKFLMRTIETKMTELVKQ, from the coding sequence ATGCCCGAAAAAACACACATGATCTCCGTCCGGCTGACCGACGCGGAGCGCAGGAAGCTATCGCAGATCTGCGCCGTTTCCGGTCTGCCGGTCAGCGCGGCGATCCGGGAGATGATCGGTGGTATTACCATCCGCCAGCGGCCGCCGCAGGAGCTTCACGACCTGTATGTGGAGATCAACCGCATCGGCAAGAACATCAATCAGATCGTCCGGAAAGCCAACGCCGGTTTTGCTACGAAGGAGGATATCCGGGAACTGAAGTTTCTGATGCGGACGATAGAGACAAAAATGACAGAATTGGTGAAACAGTAA
- a CDS encoding VirD4-like conjugal transfer protein, CD1115 family, protein MQEVMRLKKTSQTTDLVLALFLYIPVIWAALLIAQSLGGGLPELLSNLTAALEQPFQIQWTDKSLFSILVCTGAYLMGLCLYASGQGRTRYGEEHGSAAWGSPRQLNAQFRQKQNKILTRHVRLGLDTHKHRRSLNVLVIGGSGAAKTRGYVKPNILEANSNYVITDPKMEVLTATGGYLKRQGYDIRVLNLVDLSQSDGYNPFRYLRDEKDALKLVNTLIQATTPKGSHESDPFWSKSETALLQAIILMLFQEAPEYEQNFSMVLRVLEYAEVKEDDDEYVSPLDLLFRAMEYENPESVALRQYKVFKQAAGKTAKSILVSAAVRLAPFNLPQIKAVTDHDDMDLYTLGERKCALYAVIPDNDTTFTFLVSLLYSQIFQTLYYCADQIHHGALPCHVHFILDEAPSVNLPGLPRELATMRSRNISCSTIIQNMAQIKELYKDSWETIPGNSDTLLYLGGNEASTHKYISEALGKSTIDTKTHGQTKGRSGSYSTNFQISGRELLTPDEVRMLDNRYCILFIRGTRPVMDEKYELMEHPAIRYTMDGGGPPYIHHGTVEPPIPGKPLFQTDFDNEKENAAA, encoded by the coding sequence ATGCAGGAGGTGATGCGGCTGAAAAAGACATCCCAAACAACGGATCTGGTACTTGCGCTGTTCCTCTATATCCCTGTGATATGGGCGGCGCTGCTGATCGCCCAGTCCCTTGGCGGCGGTCTGCCGGAGCTGCTATCAAACTTAACTGCCGCGCTGGAACAGCCCTTCCAGATCCAATGGACAGACAAGAGCCTGTTCTCCATTCTCGTCTGCACCGGCGCATATCTCATGGGGCTGTGTCTCTATGCTTCCGGACAGGGCAGAACACGGTACGGAGAGGAACACGGCTCCGCCGCATGGGGCTCGCCCCGGCAGCTCAACGCGCAGTTCCGTCAAAAGCAGAACAAGATCCTCACCCGCCATGTGCGGCTGGGGCTGGATACCCACAAGCACCGGCGCTCACTGAATGTGCTGGTCATTGGCGGCAGCGGCGCGGCCAAAACCCGCGGCTATGTCAAGCCCAACATTCTGGAAGCAAACAGCAACTATGTGATCACGGACCCGAAGATGGAGGTGCTGACCGCCACCGGAGGGTATCTGAAACGGCAGGGATACGACATCCGAGTGCTGAATCTGGTAGATCTGTCGCAGTCGGACGGCTATAACCCGTTCCGCTATCTGCGGGATGAAAAGGACGCGCTGAAGCTGGTGAACACGCTGATCCAGGCAACGACGCCCAAGGGAAGTCACGAGTCCGATCCGTTCTGGTCGAAGTCCGAGACAGCACTGCTGCAGGCCATCATCCTCATGCTGTTCCAGGAAGCGCCGGAATATGAGCAGAATTTTTCAATGGTGCTGCGTGTGCTGGAATATGCCGAAGTGAAGGAGGACGATGACGAGTATGTCTCCCCGCTGGATCTGCTGTTCCGGGCAATGGAGTATGAGAACCCGGAAAGCGTTGCCCTGCGGCAATATAAGGTTTTCAAGCAGGCGGCGGGCAAAACAGCGAAAAGCATTTTGGTGTCTGCCGCTGTGCGGCTGGCGCCCTTCAATCTGCCGCAGATTAAAGCTGTCACCGACCATGATGACATGGATCTCTACACGCTGGGAGAGCGAAAGTGCGCTCTGTACGCCGTCATCCCGGATAATGATACGACCTTTACTTTTTTAGTGAGTCTTCTGTACTCCCAGATCTTCCAGACCCTTTACTACTGCGCAGACCAGATCCATCACGGAGCCTTGCCCTGCCACGTGCATTTCATCTTGGATGAAGCGCCATCGGTCAATCTGCCGGGGCTGCCGCGGGAGCTTGCGACCATGCGCTCCCGCAACATCTCCTGCAGCACCATCATCCAGAACATGGCGCAGATCAAGGAGCTGTATAAGGACTCATGGGAAACCATCCCCGGCAACTCGGACACGCTGCTCTATCTGGGCGGTAACGAGGCAAGCACCCACAAGTACATTTCCGAGGCGTTGGGCAAGTCCACCATCGATACCAAGACCCACGGGCAGACCAAAGGGCGGTCCGGGTCTTACTCCACCAACTTCCAGATCAGTGGGCGGGAACTGCTGACGCCGGACGAGGTGCGGATGCTGGATAACCGGTATTGTATTCTGTTCATCCGCGGCACACGGCCGGTGATGGACGAAAAGTATGAGCTCATGGAGCATCCCGCCATCCGCTATACGATGGATGGCGGCGGACCGCCCTACATCCACCACGGAACGGTGGAGCCTCCCATTCCGGGAAAGCCGCTGTTCCAAACTGATTTTGACAATGAAAAGGAGAATGCTGCAGCATGA
- a CDS encoding DUF3801 domain-containing protein codes for MNIGGGEAADQLVRMMLFGSEVAVRLSGSAIKNVLALTMALAKKHKTISGKVNLAKMLKETRDVRRFAMSPEQYQQFRQRAGKQKILFSAIRDSDNKGKVVDVIMPVTEIDRANMIFERIRYTGQPEQARQDAPSKEQEARVGQEAPQREQQRPRQGETPVTPPVGKRQEVAPKKESRSGTDLPDTKGRSTSSSGRETAAGTMTSERPSVLERLKGYQAQLDTRKKSAPAREKIHQKARPDRTK; via the coding sequence ATGAACATCGGAGGCGGTGAAGCGGCGGACCAGCTGGTACGCATGATGCTCTTCGGCAGCGAGGTCGCTGTCCGGCTGAGCGGCTCCGCCATTAAAAATGTACTGGCGCTCACCATGGCGCTGGCGAAAAAACACAAGACCATTTCCGGCAAAGTCAATCTGGCAAAGATGCTGAAGGAGACCCGCGATGTGCGGCGGTTCGCCATGTCTCCGGAGCAGTATCAGCAATTCAGGCAGCGGGCAGGAAAACAGAAGATCCTTTTCTCTGCCATCCGTGATTCGGATAACAAGGGAAAAGTCGTGGATGTGATCATGCCGGTAACGGAGATCGACCGCGCCAATATGATCTTTGAGCGCATCCGATATACCGGGCAGCCGGAGCAGGCGCGGCAGGATGCCCCCTCTAAGGAGCAGGAAGCCCGTGTGGGACAAGAGGCGCCGCAGCGCGAGCAGCAACGCCCCCGGCAGGGGGAAACGCCTGTGACACCGCCTGTGGGCAAGCGGCAGGAGGTGGCGCCAAAAAAAGAATCTCGGTCGGGAACAGACTTGCCAGATACCAAAGGCAGATCGACCTCATCCAGCGGCAGGGAAACGGCTGCCGGGACGATGACGAGTGAGCGGCCTTCGGTTCTGGAACGGCTGAAAGGGTATCAGGCGCAGTTGGATACCCGGAAGAAGTCTGCCCCGGCCAGAGAAAAGATCCATCAAAAAGCACGACCGGACAGAACAAAGTAA
- a CDS encoding DNA-methyltransferase, whose amino-acid sequence MSDNQKWSILQGDALKVLGTFAPNTFDAVITDPPYASGGRTQTEKNKSTARKYSSMGENAPPPFDGDAKDQRSWTRWAAEWLYEARKVCKSGAPVCMFIDWRQLPAATDALQWAGWIWRGTAVWDKGNSRPQKGRFRQQAEYIVWGSNGDMPISRPVPCLPGVFKYGNPQSRIHLTEKPLQLMRDIVKITEPGGHILDPFAGSGTTVLAAVQEGYTATGIEVTDTYAELARERIRKELACAA is encoded by the coding sequence ATGAGCGATAATCAGAAATGGAGCATCCTCCAGGGGGATGCCCTGAAGGTGCTGGGGACCTTTGCCCCCAACACCTTTGACGCTGTGATCACCGATCCGCCCTATGCGTCCGGTGGGCGCACCCAGACGGAGAAAAACAAATCCACAGCCAGAAAGTATTCCAGCATGGGCGAGAACGCACCGCCCCCTTTCGATGGGGACGCCAAGGACCAGCGCTCCTGGACCCGCTGGGCGGCGGAGTGGTTGTATGAAGCGCGAAAGGTATGCAAGAGCGGTGCGCCGGTATGTATGTTTATCGACTGGCGGCAGCTTCCCGCGGCGACAGACGCTCTCCAGTGGGCCGGTTGGATCTGGCGAGGCACCGCTGTCTGGGATAAGGGCAACAGCCGCCCGCAGAAGGGGCGCTTCCGTCAGCAGGCGGAGTATATCGTCTGGGGCTCCAACGGCGATATGCCCATCAGCCGTCCGGTCCCGTGTCTGCCGGGGGTGTTCAAATACGGCAATCCCCAGAGCCGCATCCATCTGACGGAGAAGCCGCTGCAGCTGATGCGGGACATTGTGAAGATTACGGAACCGGGCGGGCATATTCTGGACCCCTTTGCCGGCAGCGGTACCACGGTGCTGGCGGCTGTGCAGGAGGGCTATACCGCCACCGGCATCGAAGTCACAGACACCTATGCGGAGCTGGCACGGGAACGTATTCGGAAGGAACTGGCGTGCGCCGCCTGA
- a CDS encoding DUF3846 domain-containing protein has product MKVLVVRPMEMPEVQEIDHTLSAMQELVGGTIQAVYPFDDPVALVCNDEGKLLGLPWNRTLTDDHGVPYDIVCGTFFVAGLKEDDFASLTEQQIEKYKDKYSNEMILSVPKQPEAQKKPMKKEKHEHER; this is encoded by the coding sequence ATGAAAGTCCTTGTGGTGCGCCCCATGGAAATGCCTGAAGTGCAGGAGATCGACCACACCCTTTCTGCCATGCAGGAACTCGTAGGCGGCACCATTCAGGCAGTTTACCCCTTCGATGACCCGGTGGCGCTCGTCTGCAATGACGAGGGCAAGCTGCTGGGCCTGCCGTGGAACCGCACCCTGACCGATGATCACGGTGTGCCGTATGACATTGTCTGCGGCACATTTTTTGTTGCCGGTCTTAAAGAGGATGATTTTGCCTCGCTGACGGAGCAGCAGATCGAAAAGTACAAGGACAAATACAGCAACGAAATGATCCTCTCTGTTCCGAAACAGCCGGAGGCACAAAAGAAACCGATGAAAAAGGAGAAACATGAACATGAAAGATAA
- a CDS encoding phosphoadenosine phosphosulfate reductase — MITISKEKKKTLHIASCSFGKDSLASILLALEHGEPLDEAVYCEVMFDKRTSGEVPEHRAFIYETAIPRLEQLGVPVRVLRSDKTYLDLFAGTVTRGPKKGLRRGFPLCGHCYVQRDCKLRPIRRYNRTLTPDTVQYVGIASDEPVRLRRLQGNQVSLLEKYHYTEEDAKQLCQTAGLLSPVYAFTDRGGCWFCPNAKRKELRHLYDNHPELWAKMLELQAMPGKVSEKFNRTERFSDIDAAFRKEDALCQKAA; from the coding sequence GTGATCACGATTTCAAAAGAAAAGAAGAAAACCCTGCATATCGCGTCCTGCTCCTTCGGCAAAGACAGCCTTGCCTCGATCCTGTTGGCGCTGGAGCACGGGGAACCGCTGGATGAAGCGGTCTACTGTGAGGTGATGTTCGATAAAAGAACCTCCGGCGAGGTGCCGGAGCATCGGGCATTCATCTATGAGACCGCGATCCCCAGACTGGAACAGTTGGGGGTCCCTGTCCGTGTGCTGCGTTCGGATAAGACCTATCTGGACCTGTTTGCCGGAACAGTTACCCGCGGTCCGAAAAAAGGACTTCGGCGCGGATTCCCTCTGTGCGGGCATTGCTATGTTCAGCGGGACTGTAAGCTCCGTCCCATCCGCCGGTATAACAGGACTCTGACGCCGGATACTGTGCAGTATGTGGGCATCGCCAGCGATGAGCCGGTGCGCTTGCGCCGCTTGCAGGGAAATCAGGTGTCCCTGTTGGAAAAATATCACTACACCGAAGAGGATGCAAAGCAGCTCTGCCAAACGGCAGGGCTGCTTTCACCTGTCTATGCGTTCACAGACCGTGGCGGCTGCTGGTTCTGCCCGAACGCCAAGCGGAAGGAACTGCGGCACCTTTATGACAACCATCCGGAGCTGTGGGCGAAAATGCTGGAACTGCAGGCAATGCCGGGAAAGGTGTCCGAGAAATTCAACCGCACGGAGCGCTTTTCCGACATCGATGCGGCATTCCGAAAAGAAGATGCCCTGTGCCAAAAAGCGGCATAA
- a CDS encoding relaxase/mobilization nuclease domain-containing protein, whose amino-acid sequence MAVTKILARRGGLAQAIAYVVNGDKTEEQVLTATQGCSIKSACAEMQDAKIRWNKTDGVQLYHIIQSFRPGEIEPELALEIAQEFVREHLPGYQAVIGIHTDREHIHAHIAFNSINQLTGEKYHSNARSYYQQIRGTSDRLCREHGLSVIMAGEPAKAISYVEWLRQSRGQPTFRSLLEADLRDAIRDANDLGHFFLLMEHKGYEIHHGGRLGFRLRGQDRYQYPGRRDPLFTEDGIRAAIQGNLEQIEAGLRPVLPARPAYQPYWKHPRYSGFLALYVHYLYLLGKIEKRQYPPRMTPHLRQAVMRFERYQAQFAFLRENNITAPADMAAFEHRTEETLGRLTKQRTLLNVRKKKRQPLYAALADAKALEPSRALYEEGLTGMEQEFEQYMKAVKLLEDSGVPQEVLEKEKAEVYEQLSEVNRKIRAEREKLKLCREICQQTPVMEQDIQKTEEHQKEVREHEHRRR is encoded by the coding sequence ATGGCAGTCACAAAAATCCTTGCCCGCAGAGGCGGTTTGGCTCAGGCCATTGCCTATGTGGTCAACGGTGACAAGACGGAGGAACAGGTGTTGACTGCCACGCAGGGGTGCTCAATCAAAAGTGCCTGCGCCGAGATGCAGGATGCCAAGATCCGCTGGAACAAAACAGACGGAGTGCAGCTCTATCATATCATCCAGTCCTTCCGTCCGGGCGAGATCGAGCCGGAATTGGCGCTGGAGATCGCGCAGGAATTCGTGCGGGAGCATCTGCCCGGATACCAGGCAGTCATCGGCATCCATACCGACCGGGAACACATCCACGCCCATATCGCATTCAATTCCATCAACCAGCTCACCGGAGAAAAATATCACAGCAACGCCCGAAGCTACTACCAGCAGATCCGCGGCACCTCAGACCGGCTCTGCCGGGAGCATGGCTTGTCCGTTATTATGGCGGGAGAGCCTGCCAAAGCCATCAGCTATGTGGAGTGGCTGCGGCAGTCCAGGGGGCAGCCCACCTTCCGCTCCCTGCTGGAGGCAGATCTGCGGGATGCCATCCGGGACGCCAACGACCTCGGCCACTTCTTCCTGCTCATGGAGCATAAGGGGTATGAGATCCATCATGGCGGCAGGCTCGGCTTCCGCCTGCGGGGGCAGGATCGATACCAGTACCCCGGCAGGCGAGATCCGCTGTTCACAGAGGACGGAATCCGTGCTGCCATCCAGGGCAACCTGGAACAGATCGAAGCGGGGCTGCGGCCTGTCTTGCCTGCGCGGCCGGCGTATCAGCCGTACTGGAAGCATCCCAGATACAGCGGTTTTCTCGCCCTCTATGTCCATTATCTCTATCTGCTGGGCAAAATCGAAAAGCGACAGTATCCGCCCCGCATGACGCCGCATCTGCGGCAGGCGGTCATGCGCTTTGAACGGTATCAGGCACAGTTCGCGTTCCTGCGGGAAAATAACATCACAGCGCCTGCTGACATGGCGGCATTCGAACATCGCACAGAGGAAACGCTGGGCAGATTGACAAAGCAGCGGACCCTCCTCAATGTGCGGAAGAAGAAACGCCAGCCGCTCTACGCGGCGCTGGCAGACGCGAAGGCGCTGGAACCCAGCAGAGCGTTATACGAGGAAGGGCTCACCGGCATGGAGCAGGAGTTTGAGCAGTACATGAAAGCCGTGAAGCTGCTGGAGGACAGCGGCGTTCCGCAGGAGGTGCTGGAGAAAGAAAAGGCAGAAGTGTATGAACAGCTCTCAGAGGTGAATCGGAAGATCCGGGCAGAGCGGGAAAAGCTGAAGCTCTGCCGGGAGATCTGCCAGCAGACGCCTGTAATGGAACAGGACATCCAGAAAACAGAAGAACACCAGAAGGAGGTGCGGGAACATGAACATCGGAGGCGGTGA
- a CDS encoding formate hydrogenlyase: protein MKHDLNNKNFERKAKRVYSVFACVTLLLGATAVPALAADDPLTVVNNLSDFIFSLIRAIGLILLGFGILQVGLSLKSHDPSQRANGMLTVAGGIVITFTKEILSLITG, encoded by the coding sequence ATGAAACATGATTTGAACAACAAAAATTTCGAGAGAAAGGCAAAGCGCGTCTATTCCGTGTTTGCCTGCGTTACTCTGCTTCTGGGCGCCACCGCAGTGCCTGCGCTGGCGGCAGATGACCCGCTGACGGTGGTCAACAACCTGTCTGATTTCATTTTCTCGCTGATCCGCGCCATTGGCCTCATCCTGCTGGGCTTCGGTATTTTGCAGGTGGGCCTGTCTCTCAAGAGCCATGATCCCTCCCAGCGCGCCAACGGTATGCTGACGGTGGCAGGCGGTATCGTCATTACCTTTACTAAGGAGATCCTCTCCCTCATCACCGGCTGA
- a CDS encoding gamma-glutamylcyclotransferase family protein, translated as MEENLYFAYGSNLDLEQMAQRCPDAEIVGPVRLENYELRFRGSGFATVAPKKGSTVHGLVWKITPNCEQSLDRYEGYPRHYTKETVTVKDAAGAELPVMVYIMAEPYCRQPALPSPYYYRVIQRGFEANGLPVESLQAAWSRTIDEVWSGRIDKPKRAPERNRGPER; from the coding sequence GTGGAGGAAAACCTGTATTTTGCCTACGGCAGCAACCTTGATCTGGAGCAGATGGCGCAGCGCTGTCCGGACGCCGAGATCGTGGGGCCGGTCAGGCTGGAAAACTACGAACTGCGGTTCCGCGGCAGCGGCTTCGCTACCGTTGCACCGAAAAAAGGCAGTACTGTCCACGGACTGGTGTGGAAGATCACGCCAAACTGTGAACAGTCTCTGGATCGGTATGAGGGGTATCCCCGCCACTACACGAAAGAAACCGTGACTGTTAAAGACGCGGCTGGCGCTGAGCTCCCAGTCATGGTCTATATCATGGCGGAGCCGTATTGCCGCCAGCCTGCACTGCCGTCCCCGTATTATTACCGCGTGATCCAGCGAGGCTTTGAAGCCAACGGCCTGCCGGTGGAGTCATTACAGGCTGCGTGGAGCAGGACCATTGACGAGGTATGGAGCGGCAGGATCGACAAGCCAAAGCGAGCGCCTGAGCGAAACAGAGGGCCGGAGCGGTAA
- a CDS encoding amidoligase family protein translates to MIGLKDQCFGVEVEMTGITREQAATALAAYFATDARYVGGAYDKWCVTDRDGKEWTVMSDSSIHGEQKIGSGYRATGDYRYRVEMVTPKLTYAELPKLQECVRQVRHAGARANSSCGIHVHVDAANHNRQSLKNLIGIMYSKEDILFKALQVNESRASRWCQKVREPMLQKARKLSSDETRDLTQLENIWYEGDNGSADHYNWTRYYALNLHSVFYRGTVEWRCFNSTLHAGKVAAYVNLCLAISAQAIAQRSTVMRKTHSDNELFTFRVWLVRLGLNGEEFKHTRDHLLANLDGDRAWRFDKDSYAVNKKKKKSREMER, encoded by the coding sequence ATGATCGGGCTGAAGGACCAGTGCTTCGGCGTGGAAGTTGAAATGACCGGCATCACCCGTGAGCAGGCGGCAACAGCACTGGCCGCGTATTTTGCAACGGATGCCCGCTATGTGGGCGGCGCTTACGATAAATGGTGTGTGACGGATCGGGACGGCAAAGAGTGGACAGTCATGAGTGACTCCAGCATCCACGGGGAGCAGAAGATCGGCAGCGGCTATCGTGCAACGGGTGACTACAGATACCGCGTGGAGATGGTAACGCCAAAGCTCACCTATGCGGAACTGCCCAAGCTGCAGGAGTGTGTCCGGCAGGTACGCCACGCAGGAGCCAGGGCCAACAGCTCCTGCGGCATCCATGTCCATGTGGACGCAGCCAATCATAACCGGCAGAGTCTGAAAAACCTCATCGGCATCATGTACTCCAAGGAGGATATCCTGTTCAAAGCGCTGCAGGTCAATGAAAGCCGGGCGTCCCGCTGGTGTCAGAAGGTGCGGGAACCCATGCTGCAAAAGGCGCGCAAGCTGTCATCGGATGAGACAAGGGATCTGACGCAGTTGGAGAATATCTGGTACGAGGGAGATAACGGCAGCGCAGACCACTATAACTGGACCCGCTATTACGCGCTGAATCTGCATTCGGTCTTTTACCGGGGGACGGTGGAATGGCGCTGCTTCAATTCCACGCTCCACGCGGGAAAAGTTGCCGCCTATGTGAATCTGTGCCTTGCCATCTCCGCCCAGGCTATCGCCCAGCGCAGCACGGTCATGCGCAAGACCCACAGCGACAATGAACTGTTCACCTTCCGGGTCTGGTTGGTGCGGCTGGGGCTCAACGGCGAGGAATTCAAGCATACCCGTGACCACCTGTTGGCAAATCTGGACGGTGATCGGGCGTGGCGTTTTGATAAGGACAGCTATGCAGTCAACAAAAAGAAGAAAAAATCCAGAGAAATGGAGAGGTGA
- the dcm gene encoding DNA (cytosine-5-)-methyltransferase — MFAGIGGFRTGLTRAGGFQCVGHCEIDKYANASYEAIYEPGKEERYYHDATKIDPADMPDFDLLCGGFPCQTFSIAGRRKGFDDTRGTLFFEIARLAQSKRPSYLLLENVPGLLSHDKGRTFSVILATLNDLGYRVEWMVLNSKHFGVPQSRRRLFLICYLDPRCAGKIFPVFGTGGKALIQVLGGSQGSRVYDADGIACTQTAGAGGVGGKTGLYIIPQDRPFVDLCAGEARQTEAARCLTARYGQTTLSNHRAERSGVLLIKEATKKGYKEANPGDSVDLGFSGSNTRRGRVGQDIAHTLETSCIQGIVERGGRIRRLMPQECLRLQGFDEWQIDRILAIQSDAQAYKQAGNSVTANVIEAIGRRIREVDVELKAGAAA; from the coding sequence ATGTTTGCCGGCATCGGCGGCTTCCGCACGGGATTGACCCGCGCGGGCGGTTTCCAGTGCGTAGGACACTGCGAGATCGACAAATATGCCAACGCCAGCTATGAGGCCATTTATGAGCCGGGAAAGGAGGAACGATATTATCACGATGCCACAAAAATTGACCCCGCAGATATGCCGGACTTTGACCTTCTGTGCGGAGGATTCCCTTGTCAGACATTTTCAATCGCTGGCAGAAGAAAGGGCTTTGACGACACCCGCGGCACTCTCTTCTTTGAAATTGCCCGATTGGCTCAATCCAAACGACCTTCGTATCTTCTGCTCGAAAACGTTCCGGGACTGCTGTCGCATGACAAAGGCCGGACGTTTTCTGTCATCCTCGCCACGCTTAATGACCTGGGGTACCGCGTGGAATGGATGGTGCTTAACAGCAAACATTTTGGAGTCCCGCAATCCAGAAGGCGGCTGTTCCTTATCTGCTATCTTGATCCCCGATGCGCCGGAAAAATATTTCCTGTCTTCGGCACAGGTGGAAAAGCTCTTATACAAGTCCTCGGAGGCTCGCAAGGCTCCCGCGTCTACGACGCAGACGGAATAGCCTGCACGCAGACTGCCGGCGCTGGAGGTGTGGGCGGCAAAACAGGATTGTATATCATTCCGCAGGACAGACCCTTTGTGGATCTATGTGCCGGGGAGGCGAGACAAACGGAGGCTGCCCGCTGCCTCACTGCGCGTTATGGACAGACAACGCTGTCCAATCATAGAGCAGAACGTTCCGGCGTTCTGCTCATCAAGGAAGCCACGAAAAAAGGCTATAAAGAGGCGAATCCCGGTGACAGCGTCGATCTCGGCTTTTCCGGGAGCAATACCCGCCGTGGTCGTGTGGGACAGGATATCGCCCATACATTGGAGACGAGCTGCATCCAGGGCATCGTGGAACGTGGCGGACGCATCCGGCGTCTGATGCCGCAGGAGTGTCTGCGGCTGCAAGGCTTCGATGAGTGGCAGATCGACCGCATCCTCGCCATCCAGTCTGACGCGCAGGCGTATAAGCAGGCAGGCAACAGCGTCACCGCCAATGTCATTGAAGCCATCGGGCGCCGTATCCGGGAGGTGGATGTGGAACTGAAAGCCGGTGCTGCCGCATGA